The following are from one region of the Leptospiraceae bacterium genome:
- a CDS encoding two-component system response regulator encodes MNNLLALNHIPTILVTDDTPENITLVSAIFKDSFKVKAATTGEKALRIARNDPFIDLILLDIVMPNMDGYEVCKQLKADERTKNIPVIFLTSKTDLEDEKHGLDLGAVDYIFKPLSPPIIKAKVITHINLKSVTDFLRDENAFLEQEVQRRTQEIQAIQEVSILALASLAETRDKDTGNHLRRTQLYVGALAKALKRNPRFQEFLTDSNISLLFKSAPLHDIGKVGIPDRILLKPDRLDKTEFEIMKTHSIQGREAIERAENSLGISMEFLNIAKDIVLYHHEKWDGSGYPEGLTRNEIPIPARIMALADVYDALICHRVYKKPMSHEEAASIILEGRGVHFDPEIVDAFIRVQDEFRRIANSYKDSEGIEEKLVSLERS; translated from the coding sequence ACTCTTTTAAAGTAAAGGCTGCAACTACAGGAGAAAAAGCACTTCGCATTGCTAGAAATGATCCTTTTATTGATTTAATCCTTCTCGACATTGTAATGCCAAACATGGATGGTTATGAAGTTTGCAAACAACTTAAAGCAGATGAGAGAACGAAGAATATTCCAGTTATCTTTTTAACATCTAAAACAGATTTAGAAGATGAAAAGCATGGATTAGATTTAGGAGCTGTGGATTATATTTTTAAGCCACTCAGTCCACCTATAATCAAAGCAAAAGTCATCACGCATATCAATCTAAAATCGGTCACTGATTTTCTACGAGATGAGAATGCATTCTTAGAACAAGAAGTCCAAAGGCGCACCCAGGAGATTCAAGCCATTCAAGAAGTTTCTATTCTCGCACTTGCTTCTCTTGCGGAAACAAGGGACAAGGATACAGGCAATCATTTGCGAAGGACTCAATTGTATGTAGGGGCACTGGCGAAAGCTTTAAAACGAAATCCTCGTTTTCAGGAATTTTTGACGGATTCCAATATTTCTCTGTTATTCAAATCGGCTCCCTTGCATGATATTGGAAAAGTAGGTATTCCAGATAGGATTCTATTGAAGCCCGATCGTTTGGATAAAACTGAATTTGAAATCATGAAGACTCATTCTATCCAGGGTAGAGAAGCAATCGAGCGAGCGGAAAATTCTCTCGGTATTAGTATGGAGTTTTTGAATATTGCGAAGGATATAGTATTGTATCATCATGAGAAATGGGATGGTAGTGGATATCCAGAAGGACTCACAAGAAATGAGATTCCCATTCCCGCTCGTATTATGGCATTGGCAGATGTATATGATGCTTTGATTTGTCATCGGGTATATAAGAAACCGATGTCTCATGAAGAAGCTGCGAGTATTATCTTAGAGGGTAGAGGAGTTCATTTTGATCCAGAGATTGTAGATGCTTTCATTCGAGTGCAGGATGAATTCAGAAGAATCGCAAACAGCTATAAAGATTCAGAAGGAATCGAAGAGAAACTCGTGAGCCTCGAAAGATCCTAA
- a CDS encoding LCP family protein has protein sequence MVSGGIILTKRQFNRTKIDKKLAKPSPITFLLCGFAENKDLSISLLVTLFPTERKAALFFLNPLISFEENKIEKLGSDTVSLLTKELETITNHKIDYNLSISEKNFIRIIDILGGLPVYFDPILVRKKGDNYQRRVGEYNLSGEEVADFLQLKNPDNPTDYLERLWSHETITLILYDRLRQIQKSIKKEWIVLFASFFDTDLLPEEFISLFTYLREGHMILYVSEMPAEPATILEGKVKKTQLRVKEEVASIAYSKFESDLRSEDFADGEFARTEILNGTEINGLAKQVKSLLNEKRIKVLSTDNAWTLNQANTIIIDRSGNPEYSHKIADILGTKNIKHIIDKEVGLDTTIILGEDFEIKPGKK, from the coding sequence TTGGTTTCGGGCGGAATCATTCTTACCAAGCGTCAGTTTAATAGGACAAAGATCGATAAAAAGTTAGCAAAACCAAGTCCGATAACCTTTTTACTTTGTGGGTTTGCAGAGAATAAAGATTTAAGCATTAGTCTACTCGTAACTCTTTTTCCTACCGAGAGAAAAGCCGCGCTCTTCTTTTTAAATCCACTCATTAGCTTTGAAGAAAACAAAATTGAAAAGCTTGGATCCGATACTGTGAGTCTTCTTACTAAAGAATTGGAAACAATTACGAATCACAAGATAGACTACAATCTTTCTATTTCAGAGAAGAATTTTATCCGTATCATTGACATTCTCGGCGGACTGCCTGTTTACTTTGATCCAATTCTTGTTCGTAAAAAGGGAGACAACTACCAGCGTCGAGTAGGAGAGTATAATCTTTCCGGCGAAGAAGTAGCTGATTTTTTACAATTAAAGAATCCTGATAATCCAACAGATTATTTAGAGCGCCTTTGGAGTCATGAAACGATTACACTTATTTTGTATGATCGTTTACGCCAGATTCAAAAAAGTATTAAGAAAGAATGGATTGTTTTGTTTGCCAGTTTCTTTGATACAGATTTACTTCCGGAAGAATTTATCTCTCTATTTACTTATCTGCGGGAAGGGCATATGATTCTTTATGTTTCCGAAATGCCGGCAGAGCCTGCGACTATTTTAGAAGGTAAGGTTAAGAAAACCCAGCTTAGAGTAAAAGAAGAAGTAGCAAGCATTGCTTACAGTAAATTTGAATCTGATTTAAGATCAGAAGATTTTGCGGATGGTGAGTTTGCACGCACAGAGATTCTTAACGGAACAGAAATCAATGGACTTGCCAAACAAGTCAAATCACTCTTAAACGAAAAGAGAATTAAAGTCCTTTCGACAGATAATGCGTGGACTCTAAACCAAGCAAATACAATCATCATAGATCGTTCTGGAAACCCGGAATACTCTCATAAAATAGCCGATATACTCGGAACAAAAAATATCAAACATATCATTGACAAAGAGGTTGGTTTAGATACCACCATCATTCTAGGAGAAGATTTTGAAATCAAACCAGGCAAAAAGTAA
- the rsfS gene encoding ribosome silencing factor — protein MSPETKKILKEIISLLKEKKCEDIVVMNLEEVNSYLSLFVIATVASHTQGRAAARDLEKKMKPYKLGAGNMEKKSIPTESGWTLLDLGEIVVHIMTAETRAYYDLDKLWGDAKRVTL, from the coding sequence ATCAGTCCAGAGACTAAGAAAATCCTCAAAGAGATTATCAGCCTTCTGAAAGAAAAGAAATGTGAAGATATTGTTGTGATGAACTTGGAAGAGGTTAATTCGTATTTGTCTTTATTTGTAATTGCTACTGTTGCAAGCCATACACAGGGTAGGGCGGCGGCTCGTGATTTAGAAAAGAAGATGAAGCCTTATAAACTAGGTGCCGGGAATATGGAAAAGAAAAGCATCCCGACAGAATCAGGATGGACTTTGCTTGATTTGGGCGAGATAGTAGTTCATATCATGACAGCAGAAACACGCGCGTATTATGATTTGGATAAACTATGGGGTGATGCGAAAAGAGTAACTCTTTAG
- a CDS encoding DUF59 domain-containing protein, with translation MEELRNDLEKAIYEAILPVEDPELFISIMELGLIYDIKVNENNEANVKMTFTSMACPAGPSLKSQVLSAALQVEGIKDANVEIVWTPKWDPRLMASEDAKMQLGIYD, from the coding sequence ATGGAAGAATTAAGAAACGATTTAGAGAAAGCTATATACGAGGCAATACTACCAGTCGAAGACCCGGAGCTATTTATCTCCATTATGGAACTAGGTCTTATCTATGATATAAAGGTAAATGAAAACAATGAAGCTAATGTGAAGATGACCTTCACAAGTATGGCTTGTCCTGCAGGTCCTTCTCTAAAATCACAGGTATTGTCTGCCGCGCTCCAAGTAGAAGGAATCAAAGATGCAAACGTTGAAATCGTTTGGACTCCAAAATGGGATCCGCGGCTAATGGCATCAGAGGATGCAAAGATGCAACTAGGTATCTACGACTAA
- a CDS encoding SUF system NifU family Fe-S cluster assembly protein — protein sequence MSLSDELYKEVILDHYEHPRNYYVLANATIHERGVNPLCGDEFELYISFEGDVIKEASFQGKGCSISQASGSMMTELIQGKTKTEAFALIEKFKGMILEDKTPEYSDDEADLEALNGVKKYPVRVKCAVLSWNTLDKALKG from the coding sequence GTGTCGTTAAGCGATGAACTTTACAAAGAAGTAATACTAGATCACTATGAACATCCTAGAAATTATTATGTTCTAGCAAATGCAACGATTCACGAAAGAGGAGTCAACCCTCTCTGCGGAGATGAGTTCGAATTATATATTTCCTTCGAAGGGGATGTTATCAAAGAAGCAAGCTTTCAAGGAAAAGGATGCTCGATTTCACAAGCCTCCGGCTCTATGATGACAGAACTCATTCAAGGCAAAACAAAAACAGAAGCATTTGCTTTAATCGAAAAATTCAAAGGAATGATCCTAGAAGACAAGACTCCCGAGTATTCTGATGATGAAGCTGATTTAGAAGCATTAAACGGAGTAAAAAAATATCCCGTTAGAGTCAAATGCGCTGTGCTTTCTTGGAATACGTTAGACAAAGCCCTAAAGGGATAA
- a CDS encoding cysteine desulfurase, producing MSLDPYRLRTDFPILNTTMNGKPLVFLDSAASSQKPFQVIDAIEKYYKEENANIHRGVYYLSQHATELYEKTRIKVADFIGARCAKIAIYTRNATESINLVAQTWGRANINRGDEIVLNELEHHSNIVPWQMLALEKGAVLKFIPLNEDSTLDLTNIDTIINYRTKLVACSQMSNATGTIHDIKPLIEKAHSVGALFLLDGAQGASHIKTSVKDLDVDFYVFSAHKMLGPTGLGILYGKEHILENMPPWMGGGDMISEVTKDWSTYADLPARLEAGTPHIAGGIAFAHAIDYLNAVGMENIHAHEADLLKYALERLEDLGGLTLYGTKDLTHRGGVVSFNVDGVHAHDVGSILDEQGIAIRVGHHCCQPYMKKMGIAGTCRASFYLYNTREDVDALVEGLKKVMEIFARVVKR from the coding sequence ATGAGCCTAGACCCCTACAGATTAAGAACAGATTTCCCTATTCTAAATACTACGATGAACGGCAAACCGCTCGTATTCCTCGACAGTGCAGCTAGCTCACAAAAACCGTTTCAAGTCATCGATGCAATCGAGAAATACTACAAAGAAGAAAATGCAAATATACATAGAGGTGTTTATTATCTTTCCCAACACGCCACAGAATTATACGAAAAGACTAGAATTAAAGTGGCAGACTTTATAGGTGCAAGATGTGCCAAGATAGCGATTTACACGCGTAATGCGACAGAGAGTATTAACCTTGTAGCACAGACTTGGGGACGAGCCAATATTAACCGCGGCGATGAAATTGTTCTAAACGAATTAGAGCATCACTCGAATATTGTTCCCTGGCAAATGCTCGCTTTAGAAAAAGGGGCAGTGTTAAAATTCATTCCTTTAAATGAAGATTCCACACTTGATCTGACAAACATCGATACAATCATCAACTACAGAACCAAATTAGTAGCCTGCTCTCAAATGTCGAATGCGACAGGAACGATTCATGATATAAAGCCACTCATTGAAAAAGCTCATTCTGTTGGCGCCTTATTCCTGTTAGACGGAGCACAGGGAGCTTCCCATATCAAGACAAGTGTAAAAGACTTGGACGTAGACTTCTATGTATTCTCAGCTCATAAGATGCTCGGTCCTACTGGACTTGGAATTCTTTACGGCAAAGAGCATATCCTAGAAAACATGCCGCCTTGGATGGGTGGTGGAGATATGATTTCTGAGGTAACAAAAGATTGGTCCACATACGCTGATTTACCCGCAAGACTAGAAGCAGGCACTCCTCATATTGCAGGTGGAATTGCATTTGCACATGCGATTGATTATTTAAATGCAGTCGGTATGGAAAACATACACGCCCACGAAGCAGATTTATTAAAGTATGCGCTCGAAAGATTAGAAGACTTAGGTGGACTTACTCTTTACGGAACAAAAGATTTAACCCATAGAGGCGGAGTTGTTTCGTTTAACGTGGATGGAGTCCATGCGCATGATGTTGGTTCGATCCTAGATGAGCAAGGAATTGCGATTCGAGTTGGACATCATTGCTGTCAGCCTTATATGAAGAAGATGGGAATTGCAGGAACTTGCCGAGCTAGTTTTTATTTATACAATACTCGTGAAGATGTAGATGCGTTAGTAGAAGGACTAAAAAAAGTAATGGAGATTTTTGCCCGTGTCGTTAAGCGATGA
- a CDS encoding non-heme iron oxygenase ferredoxin subunit, giving the protein MYKKLAKQSEVNEGQIKVVDTKYASIALTKIDGKVIAFEDVCTHDGEAISHGKIENGCIVCPRHFAKFELTSGKAMCMPATEDLTTYPTRIIGDDIEVEIED; this is encoded by the coding sequence ATGTATAAAAAGTTAGCTAAACAAAGTGAAGTGAATGAAGGTCAAATCAAAGTAGTCGATACTAAATATGCAAGCATTGCATTGACTAAAATTGACGGCAAAGTAATTGCATTTGAAGATGTATGCACTCACGATGGAGAAGCCATTTCCCATGGAAAAATTGAGAATGGATGCATTGTTTGCCCGAGACATTTTGCTAAGTTTGAATTAACATCTGGCAAAGCTATGTGTATGCCTGCAACAGAAGATTTAACAACCTACCCAACTAGAATTATCGGTGATGACATTGAAGTAGAAATTGAGGATTAA